The following proteins are encoded in a genomic region of Acidobacteriota bacterium:
- a CDS encoding 16S rRNA (uracil(1498)-N(3))-methyltransferase: MRRFYAPVKSFSESAVTLDEDETRHLRDVLRLTSGDNVSVFDGEGHEFQCSISNIGKRSSELEIIKKIEPAAPESFLQLSIVPTILNGEKYDLIVQKAVELGVSSLTPLTTIRSEVKSRDASKRLGRWRRIALEATKQCGRAKLMEIQEPIGFGEFIKKANINELLMFSERDGSGLATVTASRRMTAIFGPKGGWDDVELETARKHGITIATLGGRILRAETAMIAISAILQHRFGDIN, from the coding sequence ATGCGAAGATTTTACGCACCGGTCAAGAGTTTTTCTGAATCTGCGGTGACCCTTGATGAAGACGAGACGCGGCATCTTCGCGATGTATTGAGATTAACTTCCGGCGATAATGTTTCAGTATTTGACGGCGAGGGTCACGAATTTCAGTGCTCTATATCGAACATTGGCAAACGAAGTTCTGAGTTGGAAATAATCAAGAAGATCGAACCGGCAGCCCCGGAATCATTCTTGCAACTAAGTATCGTTCCAACTATCCTGAATGGAGAAAAGTATGACTTGATCGTGCAGAAAGCCGTCGAGCTTGGCGTGTCATCGCTAACACCACTCACTACGATTCGAAGCGAAGTGAAGTCAAGAGATGCTTCGAAAAGGCTCGGGCGTTGGCGAAGGATTGCACTCGAAGCCACCAAACAGTGCGGTCGGGCTAAGTTAATGGAAATTCAGGAACCGATCGGGTTTGGCGAATTTATAAAGAAAGCAAACATCAATGAATTATTGATGTTCTCGGAACGTGATGGCAGCGGCCTCGCGACTGTGACCGCAAGTAGGCGAATGACCGCAATATTCGGTCCGAAAGGCGGATGGGACGATGTCGAATTAGAAACGGCTCGCAAACACGGAATCACCATTGCCACACTTGGGGGCCGGATCCTTCGTGCGGAAACCGCAATGATCGCCATTTCCGCGATACTTCAACATAGATTTGGAGATATCAATTAG
- a CDS encoding adenylyltransferase/cytidyltransferase family protein, translated as MSRTAPAPILDREALAEAVVDMRSSGSTIILANGCFDLFHVGHVRYLQGAKAVGGMLVVGINSDRQTRLLKGPNRPYMPQGERAEIVASLKCVDLVTIFDEPTVGELIRTIRPDFHAKGTDYTTDSVPEREIVNEVGGKVVIVGDPKDHSTTDLIQIVQEQH; from the coding sequence ATGTCTAGAACCGCACCCGCACCGATCCTGGACCGTGAAGCCCTTGCTGAAGCCGTTGTCGACATGCGGTCATCCGGAAGCACCATTATTCTGGCCAACGGGTGCTTTGACCTGTTCCATGTCGGACACGTCAGGTATTTGCAGGGTGCGAAAGCGGTTGGCGGAATGCTGGTTGTGGGCATAAATTCCGATCGGCAAACACGCCTATTGAAAGGTCCAAACCGACCATATATGCCTCAGGGCGAACGAGCGGAAATCGTCGCGTCGCTTAAATGTGTAGATCTGGTCACGATCTTTGATGAGCCGACCGTTGGGGAGTTGATACGAACGATTCGGCCTGATTTTCACGCAAAAGGTACGGACTATACAACCGATTCGGTGCCGGAGCGGGAGATCGTGAATGAGGTCGGCGGGAAGGTGGTGATAGTGGGCGACCCGAAAGATCATTCAACAACAGACTTGATCCAGATCGTGCAAGAACAACATTGA
- a CDS encoding VCBS repeat-containing protein, producing the protein MRTFFAATNKIAIVTAIAMLFAVSAMGQIALRKAMDYDMDNKADFTIFRPSSNVWYIKNSSSPTGFIAQQFGLSNIDYPSPGDFDGDSKGDISVWRDTDGVWYRLNSSNSTFAANAFGLTGDEPVARDYDGDGKTDLAVVRRTGGNMIWYVLGSLGSFSATQFGLSTDYTAPGDYDGDGKFDYGVQRPGATPSSQATFYIRRSSDTGYTIINWGLSNDLVVPGDYDGDGKTDLAVLREGTTPTSNLAWYILKSTDGGLIATFFGLTGSDLSTQNDYDGDGKTDISIWRDTTGTFYVLTSSSGFTALTQTQWGLPGDYPVAGFDTH; encoded by the coding sequence ATGAGAACTTTTTTTGCTGCGACCAATAAGATCGCAATCGTCACCGCAATCGCGATGTTATTCGCAGTCTCGGCCATGGGTCAAATAGCACTTCGCAAGGCGATGGACTACGACATGGACAACAAGGCCGATTTTACGATCTTTCGGCCAAGCTCAAATGTTTGGTACATCAAGAACAGCAGCAGCCCGACAGGTTTTATTGCTCAGCAGTTCGGACTTTCGAATATTGACTACCCGTCACCGGGCGACTTCGACGGTGACAGCAAAGGCGACATATCCGTTTGGCGCGACACCGACGGTGTTTGGTACAGGCTTAACAGTTCGAATAGCACGTTCGCCGCCAATGCCTTCGGATTAACCGGCGATGAACCGGTCGCCCGCGATTACGACGGCGATGGCAAGACCGATCTAGCGGTTGTTCGGCGTACCGGCGGCAACATGATCTGGTACGTCCTCGGAAGCTTGGGCAGTTTTTCTGCGACACAGTTTGGTCTTTCAACAGATTATACGGCTCCCGGCGATTATGACGGAGACGGCAAATTTGACTACGGTGTCCAACGCCCGGGGGCTACTCCCAGCAGCCAGGCAACATTCTATATTCGACGAAGCAGCGACACTGGCTATACGATCATCAACTGGGGACTCAGTAACGATCTCGTCGTTCCGGGTGATTATGACGGAGACGGTAAGACGGACCTCGCGGTCTTACGCGAAGGAACGACCCCGACATCCAACCTCGCGTGGTACATTCTAAAAAGCACAGATGGCGGGTTAATAGCGACGTTCTTTGGACTGACCGGATCTGACCTTAGTACGCAAAATGATTATGACGGTGATGGCAAAACCGACATTTCGATATGGCGTGACACGACGGGCACTTTCTATGTACTGACCAGCTCGAGCGGCTTCACGGCTCTTACCCAGACTCAGTGGGGTCTTCCGGGCGATTACCCGGTTGCTGGTTTCGACACTCATTAA
- a CDS encoding S8 family serine peptidase, with the protein MDRKSLPYRLIFVTFCVLLAGIFTGIFAQSLGERFVAGELLVKFNNGHGVNAARIAHRAVGSAVLEDLGDSKWQRVQLPVGMSIDKAIELYNRLEGVEFAQPNFYYHLQLTPNDAQFNAAGMYGLTKISAPSAWDLSTGSSAVVVANIDTGMRMTHEDLLPNLWVNPGEIPANSIDDDGNGFIDDVNGMDFFYNDSNPADEHGHGTHTGGTIGAAGNNFVGVTGVNWSVKIMPIKIYNNTGFGSTSAMLVNAYNYVRMMKLRGVNIRVTNNSYGGCDEACGYDQATKDGIDAMGAVGILNVFAAGNDGRNTDTLPAYPASYTSPSIISVANSTSTDTRNSSSNIGLVTVDLAAPGSVILSTTFGSNSSYGAMTGTSMASPHVAGAAALLSAYNPSLSVASLKATLLNTVDPLAPWAPLVKTGGRLNVDRALRNQSVCTFTNAGGSMNVPTKGGVFSINITSGQNCDYQVKSLSPWIKVMSGDALSGNGTVIFRVPVNPTISRTGSISIAGQSFTVVQSRN; encoded by the coding sequence ATGGATCGAAAGTCCCTTCCATATCGATTGATATTCGTCACGTTCTGTGTTTTGTTGGCCGGTATCTTCACCGGAATATTTGCACAAAGCCTCGGCGAACGGTTCGTCGCCGGCGAACTCCTTGTAAAATTCAATAATGGCCATGGAGTCAACGCTGCCCGAATTGCACACCGGGCTGTCGGCTCCGCAGTTTTGGAAGATCTTGGCGACTCGAAATGGCAGCGCGTTCAGCTTCCCGTGGGAATGTCGATCGACAAAGCGATCGAACTCTACAATCGACTCGAAGGTGTCGAGTTTGCGCAGCCTAATTTTTACTACCACCTGCAGTTAACTCCGAACGACGCTCAATTCAATGCAGCGGGTATGTATGGTCTGACGAAAATATCAGCTCCATCGGCATGGGACCTTTCGACCGGAAGTTCTGCGGTGGTGGTCGCTAACATTGATACCGGTATGCGTATGACGCACGAGGACCTCCTGCCGAACCTTTGGGTCAATCCGGGCGAGATACCGGCAAACAGTATCGATGACGACGGGAACGGCTTCATTGATGATGTCAATGGTATGGATTTCTTTTATAACGATTCAAATCCTGCCGACGAACACGGTCACGGCACCCACACCGGCGGAACGATCGGAGCTGCGGGGAATAATTTTGTTGGTGTTACAGGCGTCAATTGGTCTGTAAAGATCATGCCGATCAAGATCTACAACAACACAGGTTTTGGCTCAACGTCCGCAATGTTGGTCAATGCATATAACTATGTGCGGATGATGAAGCTGCGCGGGGTGAACATTCGCGTTACAAATAATTCATACGGCGGATGCGATGAAGCCTGCGGCTACGACCAGGCAACAAAGGACGGTATCGACGCAATGGGTGCTGTGGGCATTCTGAATGTATTCGCCGCCGGAAATGACGGACGCAATACCGATACTTTGCCGGCATATCCGGCCAGCTACACATCGCCGAGCATAATCTCGGTTGCGAACTCAACTTCGACAGATACACGAAACAGTTCGTCAAATATCGGCCTCGTTACCGTCGATCTGGCAGCTCCGGGCAGCGTTATCTTGAGCACGACCTTCGGATCAAACTCGAGTTATGGCGCGATGACCGGCACCTCGATGGCATCACCTCACGTGGCGGGAGCGGCGGCTTTGCTGTCGGCATACAATCCAAGTTTATCGGTGGCTTCGCTTAAAGCAACGCTGCTGAACACCGTCGACCCGCTCGCCCCTTGGGCACCGCTTGTAAAAACTGGCGGAAGGCTCAATGTGGACCGGGCATTGCGAAATCAGAGCGTTTGCACTTTCACGAACGCAGGCGGTTCGATGAATGTACCGACAAAGGGCGGTGTTTTCTCGATCAATATTACTTCCGGCCAGAACTGCGACTACCAGGTCAAGAGCCTGTCGCCGTGGATAAAGGTCATGAGCGGCGACGCACTTAGCGGGAACGGAACGGTCATATTCCGGGTCCCTGTAAACCCGACTATCTCACGAACCGGCTCGATCTCGATAGCGGGCCAGAGCTTTACGGTCGTGCAAAGCAGAAATTGA
- a CDS encoding (d)CMP kinase, giving the protein MIIAIDGPSGAGKSTLGKMLAKKLNLLYLDTGAMYRAVALAVNRANVPYRDIDRIAYIAENSEIDLIGEPDAMKVMLDGQDVSVDIRTLDAAQAASIVSTISEVRRIMVEHQRVIGESAPNGCVLEGRDIGSVVFPNADIKFFLTAKPEARARRRHTEDQSKGRISTYEQTLAEINERDERDVSREDSPLTIAEDAVVIDTSELDLTEVFEQMIAKISERKASAA; this is encoded by the coding sequence ATGATCATAGCTATCGACGGCCCAAGCGGAGCGGGCAAATCAACGCTCGGCAAGATGCTTGCCAAAAAACTGAACCTGCTCTATCTCGACACCGGTGCGATGTATCGCGCCGTCGCCTTGGCCGTAAACCGTGCCAATGTGCCGTATCGCGACATCGACCGCATTGCCTACATAGCCGAAAACTCGGAGATCGATCTCATCGGCGAACCGGACGCGATGAAAGTAATGCTCGACGGCCAGGATGTCTCGGTCGACATCCGCACGCTCGATGCCGCACAGGCCGCGTCCATCGTTTCGACGATCTCCGAGGTCCGCCGGATAATGGTCGAGCATCAGCGTGTGATCGGCGAATCGGCCCCGAACGGCTGCGTTCTCGAGGGCCGTGATATCGGCAGCGTTGTTTTCCCAAATGCCGACATCAAATTCTTTCTCACCGCCAAACCCGAGGCCCGTGCCCGACGCCGTCACACCGAGGACCAATCAAAGGGCCGCATCTCGACCTACGAACAGACACTCGCCGAGATAAATGAGCGCGACGAGCGCGACGTCTCGCGCGAAGATTCCCCGCTCACCATCGCCGAAGATGCCGTCGTCATCGACACCAGCGAACTCGACCTCACCGAGGTCTTTGAACAAATGATCGCCAAGATAAGCGAACGAAAGGCTTCCGCGGCCTAA
- a CDS encoding MmcQ/YjbR family DNA-binding protein — MNIEQLRKFCLAFPGATEDIKWGADLCFCVGAKMFCVTGADSISGGLSLKCTPETFNELIEREGIDPAAYVGRYKWVRVADLDAVTPDELKSLIGKSYELVFDKLPSKIKKTIS; from the coding sequence ATGAACATCGAACAGCTCCGCAAATTCTGCCTCGCATTTCCCGGTGCGACCGAGGATATCAAATGGGGCGCGGATCTGTGTTTCTGTGTCGGGGCGAAAATGTTTTGCGTTACCGGTGCCGATTCGATAAGCGGGGGATTGTCGTTGAAATGCACGCCGGAGACATTTAACGAACTCATCGAACGCGAAGGCATCGATCCGGCTGCCTATGTGGGCCGTTATAAATGGGTCCGCGTCGCCGATCTCGACGCCGTCACGCCCGACGAACTAAAATCACTTATCGGCAAGTCTTACGAACTCGTTTTTGATAAACTACCCTCTAAGATCAAAAAGACGATTTCCTGA
- the ltaE gene encoding low-specificity L-threonine aldolase, which translates to MIDLRSDTVTKPSETMRRAMAAAEVGDDVYGEDPTINRLQERSAEIFEKEAALFIPSGTMGNQIAVKVHTKPGQEIVIEERGHILNYELGASAILAGVTIRPVKSGDGSGMLTWAEIAAVLSTDSIYDHTQTGLLCLENTHNLAGGRVMSSAYCAELCENAHAIRLPVHMDGARIFNAATALNESVAHLTRDCDSIQFCLSKGLGAPVGSILLGSHEFISEARIWRKRLGGGMRQAGILAAAGLIALKESPKRLHEDHANAKRLAEGLANINGIAIDIETVETNIVIFDISGTGKSAAEIIAALKEKGILAIGFGTKIRFVTHCDVSAEDISKTVTMVYTIC; encoded by the coding sequence ATGATCGATCTCCGCAGCGATACAGTTACAAAACCGAGCGAAACCATGCGGCGGGCGATGGCGGCGGCGGAGGTTGGCGACGACGTTTATGGCGAGGATCCGACGATCAATCGTTTGCAGGAGCGTTCGGCCGAGATATTTGAAAAGGAAGCTGCGTTGTTCATCCCTAGCGGGACGATGGGCAATCAGATCGCCGTCAAGGTACACACAAAACCTGGCCAGGAAATCGTCATTGAGGAACGCGGCCATATCCTCAATTATGAGCTTGGCGCGTCAGCGATCCTAGCCGGTGTGACGATCAGGCCTGTAAAGAGCGGTGACGGTTCGGGAATGCTCACGTGGGCCGAGATCGCTGCGGTCCTGAGCACCGACAGCATCTACGACCACACGCAAACCGGGCTTCTCTGTCTCGAAAACACACATAATCTAGCCGGCGGCCGCGTAATGTCGTCAGCATATTGTGCCGAACTTTGCGAGAATGCTCACGCCATTCGGTTACCAGTTCACATGGACGGCGCTCGGATATTCAATGCGGCTACGGCACTCAACGAATCGGTCGCCCACCTGACTCGCGATTGTGATTCGATCCAGTTTTGCCTTTCCAAAGGGCTCGGAGCACCGGTCGGTTCGATTCTGCTCGGCTCGCACGAATTCATCAGCGAAGCTCGCATTTGGCGAAAACGCCTCGGCGGCGGCATGCGTCAAGCTGGGATCCTCGCCGCCGCCGGACTCATCGCCCTCAAAGAATCGCCAAAACGCCTTCACGAAGATCATGCTAACGCAAAACGCCTTGCCGAAGGCCTCGCAAACATCAACGGCATCGCGATCGACATCGAAACAGTCGAGACGAACATCGTCATTTTCGATATTTCCGGCACCGGCAAATCGGCCGCGGAGATTATCGCGGCGTTGAAAGAAAAAGGAATACTCGCGATCGGTTTCGGCACGAAGATCAGGTTTGTCACGCATTGCGACGTATCGGCTGAGGACATTTCGAAAACAGTAACCATGGTGTATACGATCTGCTAG
- a CDS encoding UBP-type zinc finger domain-containing protein yields MDYCEHINAILPVKPSAAGCEECLKTGDRWVHLRLCRMCGHVGCCDNSINRHATKHFHASSHPVIESFEPGENWGFCYEDDRFYESLPN; encoded by the coding sequence ATGGATTATTGCGAACATATCAACGCCATACTACCGGTAAAACCAAGTGCGGCTGGCTGCGAGGAATGTCTCAAGACCGGTGATCGTTGGGTACATCTGAGGCTCTGCAGAATGTGCGGCCATGTCGGTTGCTGCGACAATTCGATAAACCGGCACGCGACCAAGCACTTTCACGCAAGCAGCCATCCCGTGATCGAATCGTTCGAGCCCGGCGAGAATTGGGGCTTTTGTTACGAGGACGATCGGTTTTACGAATCTTTGCCGAACTAA
- a CDS encoding VOC family protein — MSEVKAIPEGYEGITPYLICRNATAAIDFYKRAFGAIELFRIGGPGMVGHAEMKIGNAIFMLADEFPPLAVSPETVGGSSVSLYIYVEDVDSFTEKAIAEGLEVLKPVADQFYGDRTGHFKDPFGHLWAFGTHIEDLTPEELGERAKAAHGG; from the coding sequence ATGTCTGAAGTAAAGGCGATACCGGAAGGCTATGAAGGGATCACGCCCTATTTGATCTGCCGAAATGCGACGGCGGCGATCGATTTTTATAAACGCGCATTTGGAGCCATTGAGCTATTCCGGATCGGCGGCCCCGGAATGGTGGGACATGCCGAGATGAAGATCGGAAACGCTATATTCATGTTGGCGGATGAGTTTCCGCCGCTGGCGGTCAGCCCGGAAACGGTCGGCGGTTCGAGCGTTAGCCTGTATATCTACGTTGAGGACGTCGATTCCTTTACCGAAAAGGCGATCGCGGAAGGGCTAGAGGTATTAAAGCCGGTCGCAGACCAGTTTTATGGCGACCGAACGGGACATTTTAAAGATCCGTTCGGCCACCTGTGGGCCTTTGGGACGCATATCGAGGACCTGACACCCGAGGAGCTCGGCGAACGTGCCAAGGCCGCTCACGGCGGCTAG
- a CDS encoding PD40 domain-containing protein, which yields MKYHTIAKLLRMVSLLFIFAACSRIAVSQKADIEYRSYLAHIAAASNALRVNETGEARRWIDAAPVKYRGWEWAYLNAQTSQHALSRIMHTAPVTAVAVSPDGKLLASASSDRTIKIIDLTTGSEVFTFTDAKLSPQSVTFSPDGKGLAATFSRHLVIVWDIAAKNEVRRFQGQGRGITAVAFSPDGAFIAACSWNVTQARGVWGIVEVWDALTGRSIKQLEYGIKPLVAIAFSPDGKRLAVASWEVDKIVAVWDTAKWGEPTVMQSEGDEVYKAGQAIAFSPDGKWLAAGGKDNAIRIWDTATGKMARKLGGAGTGHAKWVNGIAFTPDGKNLVSVSTDQSLKLWDAATGNELTSLHGHTKSVNAVAVGPEGKTFYTASGDATVKTWNFSPDDAKRQSWKHDGSAYGFAVSPDGKTAATAAWMGKLRLWNLATGTETAVWQAHGQSANAVAFSPDGKRLASVGNDNTIKLWDIESKTELRTFEEVKGGNQLISVDFSPDGKNVFATSSADSAKIWDAETGKLVRDLNHKNGTTFITSTRDGKIFATGGTDGSVILWDAANGKTLGNVSAGTGRVLSIAFSPDGKQIAAASGRSAKVFDTKLRNIQLVLNHDEGIYGISFSPDGKRLVSASSDQTVKLWDTRTGETVLTMPFETSMYGAYFSPDGTRLFVLPIGSEVQVFDSRVKF from the coding sequence ATGAAATACCACACAATTGCCAAACTGCTTCGGATGGTCAGCCTACTGTTCATCTTCGCCGCGTGTTCCCGGATAGCGGTTTCACAGAAAGCTGACATCGAGTATCGATCCTATCTCGCCCATATTGCTGCGGCCTCAAATGCCCTGCGCGTCAACGAAACAGGCGAGGCAAGGCGTTGGATCGATGCGGCCCCGGTCAAATATCGCGGCTGGGAATGGGCCTATCTCAATGCTCAGACCAGTCAGCACGCGTTGTCACGCATAATGCATACCGCACCCGTTACCGCTGTTGCCGTTAGCCCGGACGGTAAGCTTTTGGCGAGTGCCTCGTCAGATCGCACGATCAAGATAATCGATCTGACCACCGGATCAGAGGTTTTTACTTTTACTGATGCAAAACTTTCCCCGCAGTCAGTCACGTTCTCGCCGGACGGCAAAGGTCTCGCCGCCACATTCTCGCGTCATTTGGTCATAGTTTGGGATATCGCAGCAAAAAACGAGGTCCGGCGATTTCAGGGTCAGGGCAGAGGTATTACGGCGGTCGCCTTTAGCCCTGACGGAGCATTTATCGCGGCCTGCTCGTGGAATGTCACACAGGCACGCGGCGTTTGGGGAATTGTCGAGGTTTGGGACGCCCTAACCGGAAGATCTATAAAACAACTCGAATACGGTATCAAGCCGCTCGTCGCGATCGCATTCAGTCCGGACGGGAAACGGCTAGCTGTCGCTTCGTGGGAAGTCGACAAGATCGTCGCCGTGTGGGACACGGCAAAATGGGGCGAGCCTACCGTGATGCAAAGCGAAGGCGACGAGGTTTACAAGGCGGGGCAAGCGATAGCGTTCAGCCCCGACGGAAAGTGGCTGGCTGCGGGCGGCAAGGACAATGCTATTCGAATTTGGGACACCGCAACCGGAAAAATGGCTAGAAAACTCGGCGGAGCCGGCACCGGCCATGCGAAATGGGTCAACGGCATCGCGTTCACGCCCGACGGGAAAAATCTGGTTTCGGTTTCCACAGATCAGAGCCTAAAACTGTGGGACGCCGCAACCGGAAATGAGTTAACTTCTCTTCACGGACACACAAAAAGCGTCAACGCCGTAGCCGTCGGCCCGGAAGGAAAAACTTTCTACACTGCCTCGGGCGACGCCACCGTTAAGACATGGAATTTCTCACCGGACGACGCGAAGCGACAAAGTTGGAAACACGATGGCAGCGCGTACGGATTTGCAGTCAGCCCCGATGGCAAAACGGCCGCAACTGCTGCGTGGATGGGCAAATTGCGACTGTGGAATCTCGCAACCGGAACCGAAACCGCCGTATGGCAGGCTCACGGCCAGTCGGCGAATGCTGTCGCATTTAGCCCGGACGGCAAACGGTTGGCAAGCGTCGGGAACGACAATACGATCAAATTGTGGGATATCGAGAGCAAGACTGAACTGCGGACGTTTGAAGAAGTCAAAGGTGGCAATCAACTGATCTCTGTTGATTTCAGCCCCGATGGCAAAAATGTCTTTGCAACATCATCGGCCGACAGTGCGAAGATCTGGGATGCAGAAACGGGAAAACTCGTTCGCGATCTCAATCACAAGAACGGTACGACATTCATCACGTCAACACGTGACGGCAAAATATTCGCGACGGGCGGCACCGATGGCTCGGTAATTCTCTGGGATGCCGCAAACGGCAAAACGCTCGGGAACGTATCGGCTGGCACAGGCCGCGTGTTGTCAATAGCTTTCAGCCCTGACGGGAAGCAGATTGCTGCCGCATCCGGGCGCTCCGCAAAGGTTTTCGATACAAAACTCCGCAATATTCAGCTTGTGTTGAATCACGACGAAGGCATCTATGGCATCTCGTTCAGCCCCGACGGCAAACGCCTCGTCTCGGCATCGTCTGACCAGACTGTAAAACTCTGGGACACGAGAACCGGCGAAACGGTGTTAACAATGCCTTTCGAAACGTCGATGTACGGAGCGTATTTCAGCCCCGACGGCACACGGCTTTTCGTACTGCCGATCGGCAGCGAGGTGCAAGTATTTGATTCTCGCGTTAAGTTCTAG
- a CDS encoding DUF2461 domain-containing protein — translation MTMLTKETLDFLKKLSTNNNREWFQANKKAFDAAQDNMTAFAGYLIGEIGKFDDIVADIDPKICVFRIYRDVRFSKDKSPYKVNLGAYISPGGRKSMQPGYYFHLQPGASFVAGGKHIPDGPELLKIRTAIAANTHEFLKIISKKSYSDTFGEMRGDRLKSAPKGFDPEHKAVEHLKLKEFMAYTELHDDEFLVSSEFPKYLGKTMKEMYPLISFLRKSLT, via the coding sequence TTGACCATGCTGACTAAGGAAACACTTGATTTTCTCAAAAAACTCTCCACAAACAACAACCGCGAATGGTTTCAGGCGAACAAAAAGGCATTCGACGCGGCTCAGGACAATATGACGGCTTTTGCCGGTTACCTGATCGGCGAGATCGGCAAATTCGATGACATCGTTGCCGATATCGACCCGAAAATATGCGTTTTTCGCATCTATCGCGATGTTCGATTTTCAAAGGACAAGAGCCCGTACAAAGTAAATCTCGGAGCCTACATCAGCCCCGGCGGCCGCAAATCGATGCAGCCCGGTTACTATTTTCACCTGCAGCCCGGAGCGAGCTTTGTCGCCGGCGGCAAACATATTCCCGACGGCCCGGAACTGCTGAAAATACGCACCGCGATCGCCGCAAATACACACGAATTTCTCAAGATCATCAGTAAGAAAAGTTACTCTGATACCTTCGGCGAAATGCGCGGTGACCGTCTCAAATCTGCCCCGAAAGGCTTCGATCCCGAACACAAAGCCGTCGAACATCTAAAACTAAAAGAGTTCATGGCCTACACCGAGCTGCACGATGACGAGTTTCTAGTGTCGTCCGAGTTTCCAAAATATCTCGGGAAAACGATGAAAGAGATGTATCCGCTGATCTCGTTCTTGCGGAAGTCACTAACATGA
- a CDS encoding DUF4287 domain-containing protein: MAQKTSGEFEKEFMDGLKGSTGKDLAAWLKIIDGFQSKKRNEVIAWLKSEHKFQHMHASLLAGIHANGGKPVYASTDDLLENQFAKAAEMRPLYDAFVAFIARNFPDATFLPKKTYVSVLENREFGAVNIKKAELRIGLDLGDRPFDDNVEKAKLTGPMPRISHMMVVTDAGQFDGEMAELFKLSHARCH, encoded by the coding sequence ATGGCACAGAAAACATCAGGCGAATTTGAAAAGGAATTTATGGATGGGCTGAAAGGCTCGACGGGCAAGGATCTGGCCGCTTGGCTGAAGATAATCGACGGATTTCAGAGCAAAAAACGAAACGAAGTGATCGCATGGCTAAAATCTGAACACAAGTTTCAGCACATGCACGCTTCGTTGCTCGCCGGTATTCACGCAAACGGCGGCAAACCCGTTTACGCGAGCACCGACGATCTGCTCGAGAATCAGTTTGCCAAGGCCGCCGAGATGCGTCCGCTGTATGACGCATTTGTCGCGTTCATCGCGAGGAACTTTCCTGACGCGACCTTCTTGCCGAAAAAGACTTATGTCTCGGTGCTGGAGAACCGTGAATTCGGAGCGGTAAACATTAAGAAAGCCGAACTCCGTATCGGCCTAGACCTCGGCGACCGGCCGTTTGACGACAACGTCGAAAAAGCCAAACTCACCGGCCCAATGCCGCGGATCTCGCACATGATGGTCGTCACCGATGCGGGACAATTTGACGGAGAAATGGCGGAATTATTTAAGCTATCGCACGCAAGGTGTCACTGA
- a CDS encoding DUF1761 domain-containing protein, whose amino-acid sequence MENIYINHIAVFVCAVMSLVIGGLWWSPLLFAKLWQKENGLTNEQLAKSNPAMTFGLTFLLAWIMSYNLAFFLGASGTTWQWGVAVGLLTSIWVLGMFIIIALFEQRSWKYMEINCGYVTVYFAVIGFILGIWR is encoded by the coding sequence ATGGAAAATATTTATATCAATCATATTGCAGTCTTTGTTTGTGCGGTCATGAGTCTTGTTATCGGCGGGCTTTGGTGGTCACCTCTCCTATTTGCAAAATTATGGCAAAAGGAAAACGGCCTGACGAACGAACAACTTGCAAAGAGCAATCCGGCAATGACATTCGGCCTGACATTTTTGCTTGCGTGGATAATGTCTTACAATCTCGCCTTCTTCCTCGGAGCTTCGGGTACGACCTGGCAATGGGGTGTGGCGGTCGGTCTACTGACGTCGATCTGGGTACTTGGTATGTTTATTATCATCGCACTGTTCGAGCAGAGGTCATGGAAATATATGGAGATCAATTGCGGTTATGTTACCGTCTATTTCGCGGTAATTGGATTTATTCTAGGAATTTGGAGGTAG